Proteins encoded in a region of the Sander lucioperca isolate FBNREF2018 chromosome 18, SLUC_FBN_1.2, whole genome shotgun sequence genome:
- the zgc:154055 gene encoding myotubularin-related protein 9 isoform X7: protein MWKSGFGLLFILLSRISESSGTITIKCKDLHVLQLDIPGMEQCLNIARSIETLSCLDSVSEMYPFFYRPSDANLPDQWGLSSPEKHYSQMKELHDRWRLSTVNREYLVCPSYPPAVIVPKNIDDDMLEKVAKFRQGGRFPVLCYYHKKNGTVIMRSSQPLTGANRKRCREDEQLLQAAIEGSDKGYIIDTRSSQQALQASMTGGGFESKSCYSSWKRLHRQMERGKALQESLIKLVEACGDEYHNMDRWLSKLENSKWLSHVQTALSTAGLLAECVERDGHSVLVYGSEGKDSTLLISTLAQLIMDPYCRTLEGFLALLEREWVQAGHPFQQRCAHSAYSHARLQQESPVFLLLLDCVWQLWRQFPLALGFSEALLLRLATEAYASNYGTFLCNSDQERCVLGLKENTHCLFQALLRPRERDCYSNPLYEPTELAIWPSVHPQSLQLWRGFFLRRTPQARHLEEVQEEIRNMVIKWGKLALS from the exons aatatCTGAATCTTCAGGGACGATTACTATCAAGTGTAAAGATCTGCACGTGCTCCAGCTTGACATCCCAGGCATGGAGCAGTGTCTCAACATTGCACGCTCTATCGAG ACCCTGTCCTGTCTGGACAGTGTGTCAGAGATGTACCCTTTCTTTTACAGACCTTCTGATGCCAACCTGCCGGACCAGTGGGGTCTCTCGTCCCCTGAAAAGCACTACAGTCAAATGAAGGAACTT CATGATCGGTGGAGACTAAGCACTGTGAACAGAGAATACTTAGTGTGTCCCTCTTACCCTCCAGCTGTCATCGTCCCCAAGAACATAGACGATGACATGCTGGAGAAGGTGGCCAAATTCAGACAGGGAGGACGCTTCCCTGTCCTCTGCTACTACCATAAGAAGAATGGCACG GTAATTATGCGCAGCAGTCAGCCGCTGACGGGAGCCAATAGGAAGCGCTGCAGGGAAGATGAGCAACTCCTCCAGGCTGCGATTGAAGGCTCAGACAAAGGTTACATTATTGACACACGCTCCAGTCAGCAGGCACTGCAGGCAAGCATGACAGGCGGAGGGTTTGAGTCCAAATCGTGTTATAGCAGCTGGAAGAGACTACACAGACAAATGGAGAG GGGTAAAGCACTGCAGGAGAGTCTAATTAAACTGGTGGAGGCCTGTGGTGACGAGTACCATAATATGGACCGTTGGCTCAGTAAGCTTGAAAATTCAAAGTGGCTGTCTCACGTCCAAACTGCCCTGTCAACTGCTGGTCTGCTGGCGGAGTGTGTGGAGAG GGACGGTCATTCAGTTCTGGTTTACGGCTCTGAAGGGAAAGACTCCACTTTGCTCATCAGCACTCTGGCTCAGCTCATCATGGACCCATACTGCCGCACACTGGAGGGCTTCCTGGCTCTGCTGGAGAGGGAGTGGGTAcag GCAGGACACCCATTCCAGCAGCGATGTGCCCACTCGGCCTACTCCCATGCCCGTCTCCAGCAGGAGTCCCCGgtcttcctgctgctgctggactgTGTGTGGCAGCTGTGGCGTCAGTTCCCCCTGGCACTGGGCTTCTCTGAGGCGCTGCTCCTGAGGTTGGCGACTGAGGCCTATGCGTCTAACTATGGCACCTTCCTGTGTAACAGCGATCAGGAGAG GTGTGTTCTAGGACTGAAGGAGAACACTCACTGTTTGTTCCAGGCACTGTTGAGGCCCAGGGAGAGAGACTGCTACTCTAACCCCTTGTATGAGCCCACTGAGCTGGCAATCTGGCCCTCAGTCCACCCTCAGTCCCTACAGCTTTGGAGAG GCTTTTTTCTGAGGCGGACCCCACAGGCTCGTCACCTTGAAGAGGTTCAGGAGGAAATAAGGAACATGGTCATTAAGTGGGGGAAACTGGCGCTCAGCTGA